In Humulus lupulus chromosome 6, drHumLupu1.1, whole genome shotgun sequence, a single genomic region encodes these proteins:
- the LOC133785641 gene encoding protein FAR1-RELATED SEQUENCE 5-like, which yields MECDNLEECQSCQKLDFECRKNIEAKERIEIIHSKILDEEIPKIDMEFVSEEEAYNFYNSYAFKDGFSIRRSKGQKDQDGRMIDRMFCCSCEGYRRRDRRNMNVKYHRAETRFGCLARMKVTSRQTDNYCVIEFVVEDTHVTSSPNKSHLHRSHRRVTAAQVAKIDMADCSRIAPKESCELMARRVGGRENLGMIGLDYKNYLRTKRMIQMRLGEAGGVLEYLQRMQSKDPNFFYAIQVDVDDLITNIFWADAAMITSYFHFGDVISFDTTYRKNQEGRPFAMFLGVNNHKQTTVFGTALLYDETAEIFMWLYDTFATTMSGKKPKTILTDQDAAMAKALSSQWP from the coding sequence atggaATGTGATAATTTAGAAGAGTGTCAGTCATGTCAAAAGTTAGACTTTGAATGTAGAAAAAATATTGAAGCTAAGGAAAGAATAGAGATAATTCATTCTaaaattttagatgaagaaatACCAAAAATAGATATGGAATTTGTAAGTGAAGAAGAAGCATATAATTTTTACAATTCCTATGCTTTTAAGGATGGATTTAGTATTCGTAGAAGTAAAGGACAAAAAGATCAAGATGGTAGAATGATAGATAGAATGTTTTGTTGTTCTTGTGAAGGATACCGCAGAAGAGACAGACGAAATATGAATGTAAAGTATCATAGAGCTGAGACGAGATTTGGGTGTTTAGCGAGAATGAAAGTTACTTCTCGTCAAACTGATAAttattgtgtaattgagtttgttGTAGAAGATACTCATGTAACATCGAGTCCTAATAAGAGTCATTTGCATAGATCACATAGAAGAGTGACTGCTGCTCAGGTAGCTAAAATCGATATGGCTGACTGTTCAAGGATTGCTCCAAAAGAAAGTTGTGAATTAATGGCAAGGAGAGTCGGTGGACGAGAAAATCTTGGTATGATTGGACTTGATTATAAGAATTATTTACGGACTAAACGGATGATCCAAATGAGACTAGGAGAAGCAGGTGGTGTTTTAGAATACCTTCAGCGCATGCAATCAAAAGATCCAAACTTTTTTTATGCTATACAAGTTGATGTAGATGATTTAATAACCAATATTTTTTGGGCGGATGCTGCTATGATAACATCGTACTTTCATTTTGGTGATGTTATTAGTTTTGATACTACATATCGAAAAAACCAAGAAGGAAGACCTTTTGCTATGTTTCTTGGAGTAAATAATCATAAACAAACAACTGTTTTTGGGACTGCACTCTTATATGATGAAACTGCTGaaatatttatgtggttatatgataCTTTTGCCACAACAATGTCTGGGAAGAAGCCAAAGACAATTCTTACTGATCAAGATGCTGCTATGGCTAAAGCACTATCTTCTCAATGGCCATAA